Within the Marasmius oreades isolate 03SP1 chromosome 10, whole genome shotgun sequence genome, the region AAAGATTTCGCCCGAAGGAAGGACACGAAGTGCTGGTACTTCAACACGGACCTTGAGTTCCGTGTTGAGGAATTCACGCACGGTGGGGTGTAAAGTACCTGCACCCTTGAGAATAACAAGACCACGGGGTAGAGCAACGCGAAGGTATATAATTTGTCGGGTAGGTGGGTACGCGGGGTCTGTATGAGCAATGGTTTGAAAACCGTTGAAATGATGCTAACGAGAAAACCCACCAATAACAGAGAAGGTTGCACCCGCTTTCAACACGCCCATCACAGCAACTGCGAGATCAACACTCCTGTGAGCATAAATCATGACAACTTCCTCTCTCTGGACTCCCCCTTTCAGAAGATGGTGGGCAAGGACATTTGCCGCACGTCGAACGGCGCCATAAGTATATGTGAGTTTTTCTTGAGGGTCGGAAAGGAATTGCGCAGGAAGACTTTGAATGATACAAGGTCGATCGGGGAATGCTTTCGCGTTCCTTGAGAAAACGTCGGTGATAGCACCCTTCCAGTCACACCAGTTAAGGTCGGCTATGGGATCTGGAATGGCTTGTTTTTGTCGTGGTGTAAGGATGGGGACCGAACCAACTTGAGATAAAGGGTTCTGTGAAACTCTTCGTAGCAGAACGGAGAGTTGGTCAACAATGGTGGAAATCCTCTGTTCACGGAAATAGAGAGAATTGTAAAGAATTCTGAGATTAAGATGGGGTGCTATAGCCGAGCGCGCGGAAGTGGTTGCAGAACGGGAAACGAATACTGTCAGGTCGGTCGTGAGATTTGTGGACCGGATAAAATCGTCCAAAGGACGTTCTGAATCCGTCTCGTCGAAAAATCGAACACGGAAAATAGGACCTTCGAGTTTCAAAGCATTGCGGAGGTCTGCAAAGGGAACCGAGTCTCCTTCCGCCTCTCTCTCCACCTGTTGAACTCTTCTGACAATAGCCCAGAACGGATCGGTGGGATCGATAGATAATCGTAGTACGAGGGGGTGGATATCCGTTGCAGATGAAGAGCCAATAACTATGTCCGTATCTCCGGTGAAACGATGTAGCAGAACAACAAATGCTGCAAGAAGGAGATGGAACGGGGAAGGTCTGTGTTCGGGTTCATCAACCGATTCATCATCACTAATTCCTTCGTTCTCGTTGAAGAGCGCGAGTTTGAGGAGACTGCTCGAGGTTTGTTCTGGAAGCTCTGCATTCAGAGCAGCTTCGATAAGTTTATTAGAGCCTGATAGCCTTGGATAGTCTGTTGGTAGAGCTATTGAAGGCAAATTTTGAAGTCGAGTAATTACTCGAGCTAGTCGTGAAGAGGAATCCATAAAAATTACGAAATAAGTCAAGAGTTAAACACGGTCGGCTACGTGGAAATAATCGGCCGGAAGTTCAAAATCGTTACACACCCAGCGTCAAAGAGCTTTCGCCCTGATAAGTTCGCCATGACTCATATCGATAGTTTACTTAGTTTCCTGAAGGGAATACGACAATTTTATTACCACTTACTCTCCCGCTCTTCGGTCGTTCTACTCCTCTCGGGTGTGCCAAACAAGTCGCCAGGTTCCTCTGTTCTGTTAGGCTGAGTTGAAGGCGGGTCTACCGAACGTCAAGATAGTATATAAATACATACCACGATCACACTTATCGGTGAGGTGAGTTGTACCATCGAGACTCTCCAAGTTTTTCTTTGATGCCCTGATGCATACGCAATAATGATAACGATACTCTAGAGGAACCGGCGGACTTGAGCAGCTGAATCGCTGCAGAGATCACCTATTCAACTTTAAACGTTCAGCACCACGACCGAGTCCATCAACCACTGCCCAACGAACCGCCCCACTGACTACAAGTATAGGTTGGCCTTGGCATCAACCGACAGGTATCGATGCAGCTTGCGAATACGACACGGATTAAGAGATCTGTTTATCAGAACACGTCAGATACATTGTGGTCAACAACCCAGACAAGGCTACCTTAGCCACGAGGTCTGCATCTACTTCGTGAATTGTTAAACGCCCTCGAGTCGTCCTGGTTTTCTTGAAAAACCTTACGTTCGAGTTGATGACAGTTTGATCCACATCGAGGATTCTCTATAACGCTTTCGACATCATCAGTGTCAGATCCTAGGGTATTATTTTGAAAAACGCACCACTTGTCTACATTTTCCAGTCGGGTGGATTAAGCGCAATGGCTTTGACCTTCACTAGCAATTCTCCTGGGGCGTTGAAACGTCGCACTTGAGTGCCTTGAATAGAGATTGAGTGGCAGCGATTTATGTCTTTCTCAGACGAGGCAATCGTAAGAGGGTGATGAAATTGGTTATTTCGACTCGGAAAGCCTTCTACAGGCTATATTGATAACAAGAGGCAAGTTGAGGTCCCTGAGTTGCTTCTGTAGATATTATCTTGAAGTTGTAGGAGAGGGATGGTGGTTGTAGCGTGAGAGATCTCCGACACGCGCTCAGAAGATGTCTTTCGATCTGTACCCTCTTGCTACCCGATCTCAAATAGAGAATACGCCTTCCAGAGAAGACGGCATACCTTCTGAATTGGAAGAAGATCTCAGAGCTTATGGCGCAAAACTCATTCACGAGGCTGGCCTACTTTTGAAGCAGTAAGACTGTTGCTCTGTTCCGCTCTTACTCAAAAATTTATATCGTCCTCGGAGGACAGAAAACAAGTCGCTGTCGCGACTGCGCAGATTCTTTTCCATAGGTTTTGGTATGTCTCGTCTATGAAGCAGTTTGGAATTGGGGTGCGTCTAGAAACGTTACACTTTTGCTCTCTCCGCTCACCAATCGACAGGATGTAGGAATGGGAGCACTGTACTTGGCATCTAAACTTGAAGAATGCCCTCTCAGGATGAGGGACCTCATCAACGTGTACGACCTAATCCAACAATACCAATCCCACACCATCAATCCCAAATCCGCCGAATTTCGATACGCACCTATGTCTTACTTTGGTTCAACGTTTTACGACCTAAAGGACGCGTTGGTTGTCGCTGAGATGCAGATACTCAAACGCCTGGGGTTCAATGTTCATGTCGTGTTACCCTACGGGACTTTGATAAATTACCTACGCGTGCTTGGATTGACAAGTCGGGAGGATGCATGTACGAAAGCTTGGGGTTATCTGAATGATGCGTGCGTTTTTcaatc harbors:
- a CDS encoding uncharacterized protein (antiSMASH:Cluster_10.2) → MKQFGIGDVGMGALYLASKLEECPLRMRDLINVYDLIQQYQSHTINPKSAEFRYAPMSYFGSTFYDLKDALVVAEMQILKRLGFNVHVVLPYGTLINYLRVLGLTSREDACTKAWGYLNDAMQTPVFSLYQVPTIVSAAIYLTTRHLKISLPSKSPHGWWELFDAEWEDLWSVCGYIMRLYRERKEEDRKRVVTMIAKQGVRKWLEENPPESGPIPK